The DNA segment ATTAGCGAAAGTGTGCGAGACTAAAACATTTCCGTAGTTTCGGAAAGTTTGTTGGAAAACACAGAGAATTCCACAACAAACCTGAAATTTTTGCGTTGAATGAAACGAACGGGGCTTTGATCCATAACGATGGCCTTTCCATTATCTACACATACAGAAAAGTATGAACACATTTATAAATCATTTGTGATGATTTGTTAATAGAGCTTTTCCAGACTCTTTAAGCATACTGAGTTCTCTCATTGTCTCAATTTAGCAAATTAATCAACATTTGCTGGCACCAGGCTCCATTTGCATTAATAGTGATATCATTTATCTTAATTTTGTATACTCCAGCACCAAGCTTTTAAATTTGCTACCAAAAAAGTGACGCACCGAAAGAGATTTACTTGATATGATTCATATCCTGAATGCCACTCACTTTTGttccaaaataaaaacagttaAAGAGTTATAAGAAATAccaataacatttttattgaatattttgtatagaaTTGTTTTCTTCGCataacttaaatataaatacaataaatggtatataataatttataaattgaaaattttctcGATTCCCGCAAGCAAATTGttcaaaaaaaacacatttttcgATTCTTAACTTgttaacaatatatatatatattttttttatgttttccatCTAAGTTGCACAGTATGGGCTGTAGTTTTGCGAGCTTTTCGCTTTAGATTTATCAATGAACCTCTTAACTGCAATTATGAATTTGTTGTACATTAATATTagttaataaaatcaattcaataaCTGGCAATAACAGGTTTATTAAATCTTTTAACATTTATAACTTGCTGTAACTATCAATTAAATATGTCATTCTTTAAGCTGTAATATATTGGCAAtacatagtttttttttctttctaaggttcagctttttatttttgtactagCCAAGCTGTTTTTAGCCCAAACTGTGCAAACTTCATTTGGGGgagtgtttttttcttttctgtttcaTAAATATTAGGGTGTCTAATATAGACAAGGATATAAAGCTGGGTCAAaactatatatgcatatagctaaacacacaaatatataggatggaaatactaaaatgttattttctttAGGCGCCAATGgagcatttttgtttttcgcttttaaatgtataattttcCTGTAAATAATGTTCCAATTTACCCAATTCATATAAAGAATAGAAACTGAAAATCAATTGTTtcgtataaaaaaaaacatttgcttcaataataaatgttcTACTGCAATTTACTCAGTCTCGTAcgcaaaatagaaaaatatttctgGTATTCTGGCAATTTTGCTTCCCTCGTTCATGTTTTTTgtatcgtttttgttttgtttttgtttgcatttgctgtcttatttttcttgtacatttataatttagcTATGCTGTTTGCCTAAGGTCATTTTAGTAGCCAAGCGGGGCGGCTGGTTTGGATTGTAAGTCAATTAACAAATTGCGCTACGTTTTTTTTATACGTGTATAAAAAACGGTAACGTGTTGTACGAAAAGAAATTGTAAACAACGGTATTGTAAATTGGTATCAAGtttacagcaacaaaaaaggtcttgttgcttttgttttttctttgtttagtTGTAAATGGTAGTGTGACGTCATAGGCGGAAATGCACGCAACCATTTTATGTGTAGGTACAGTTGCATTGGATTATTGTAGTTACTGTTGTTATCTCGCTCTCGCGCTCGCTCCTACTAGTTAATTATGTATGCCCAGCAGGCGCGCAGCATCTttgcaatgtttttttctCCTAGTTCTCATTccttatttttttcctttgtttaatttttgtttgtctttgtctttgacTAAATTTATATGGCATTGtgaattgctgttgttgttgttgttgctgtgattaTTTTGGCATTGATTTTGCCACCTGTCTGTCTCTCCTGTCCTAAATTGTCTGCTTAGGGAAGCGCTTGTGTGAGTGTTATGGTTGTGTGTTTACACTTTGCAGCTTTGTTGCGTGGGCACAACGGTCGATAGTGATGGCATCTGATGCTGCACCTCGTGCTCGTGCTCGTGCTCATGCATCTCCTCTTCATCCTCGCAGATACTCTCGTGATGCTTGCGTGACTCACGTTTGCGCATGTAATTGATTAGCGGCCGTTTCTTGTGCTCTTTGCAGAAGGGACAGTCCTTGCGCAGTTGCTTCTCCGATTTCAGTTGCTTACATTTTTCTGCAATTAAACAAagagaaaacgaaaataaCGTTACTAAATCTGTTTACACATGGCCGCCTCAGCAAGGTTGTTTTCGACCTACTcgcatatgcacacacacacgtacgcGCAGTCGCACATACATGCGGCCGCCAAAAgattctccctctctctgctCTAGCCTGCCTGGTCTACGTGCCCGCAGTGTCGTGCTCACGCGCtttgcccctttttttttctagaTACAGCGGCGATGCTGACGTGACGTCACGTTATGAACGTCACGTAGTAGTCGCAAGTTTTGTGTGCTAGATTGACCCTGTGACATGTGTTGACACAGGGTGTCCTCTAAGCACGCTGTAGATTAAGCTTGCGATTTATTaggtacatatgtatgcttgTTGTAGGGGACCAATTGATCGtctaaattgttttcattgatTAAAGCACTGCGCCGGTATATAAATAGACTATATTTCAGTAATTGTACTCGGCAAATGTTTGATAAGCGGCCTTGACTATCAGTCTATCGCAAATTATTGGCCATAATCTGCCGTCATATATAAGTCACTATTGCGTTGCATCTATGCATAATTAGTCATATGATGGTTAACGATGATTTTGATGTGCTGCCTAAAAAAAGGTTTACACAAGCGTTTATACTATGGATTTCTTTATTGCGTCGCAACTTTtactgttttctttatttggcTCGGTGGCTTCAAACACCTGCTCAGCATATGGGTATGGTACAGTCGGTCTATCAGGTAGATAAGTAcgaacatatatgtatgtatatatttttgtgcatGTAAGCGGATATGATTTATACACATATGAAGTCCAGGCTTAGCCTatgattaattgaaaaacCTCAACAACGATATTCATGGTTTAAGAATTGTGGTTTATTTGCGCTTTCGACGAGAATTCCAATagtgtttgcttttaatttgtaacACGATTCACAAATCTTGCGCCTTTATATTTCACGTGCATATGTCggtttttatttacttaacaaagtaaataaagtttCACAGTATGTACACACGAGctcaaaataaatgcatgtGACATGTGATAAGAGAAATGATAAACTTGTGCTTGCAACACCCTGTAGGTGGCCGTGTTTTCTTCGTTTTAACAGTGCACGCACTGATAGAGACTAACACATTCACATTcttacatacacatgtatgtatctGCGAATGTGCGCAAATTAAGGCGTGTTTCACAAATACATATGGACAGCCATTTCAAAAAGCAGTCCggctatttttaaattcttgcaaaaacaacaaatactgTGGGCATTCATAACACGAAGCAAATGagtctatatatgtatgcatgtatacaatatattttctacaatgcgtatttttgcaattgatgCGTTTTACAACGATACTTTTTCTGAAAGTTTATGTGTtcattgtatttataaatattcaaaaaactCGTACGCATGCAGTTATTTTGTGCAAGTGCTTTCAGCCCACtcccagacacacacacacatgttatTCAATTTGGTGACTGACAAAAAGCTGACTGACCCGAagatttgttgcatttgccagTCAAATTTAACTGATGCAGACTGTGCAATGAGCTGACGCAAGCGACACGCGGTTGGTTGTTTGTGTGGGTTTTGTGTTAATGTGTTATCATTATTAATGTTTGCTAATTACCTTGCACTCGACTGTATGAATCCTTGGCCGGATACGGACTGGCGGTATTTGAGTGCTCCAGTGTGCCATACGGGAACTGCTCGTAATCACGGTAATAGCCGCTGCGCACAGAGCCACCATATGATAGCGTAGAGTCGCCAACAAATACACCCCAAACATccatagttgtagttgtttattttaaatgtgtctCGCTGTGTAAGTGGGTTGCACACAGTATTTATGTGGGTTtgatttttgctgtttttattatgttttgttgctttttgcgcGCGTACGTTATGCGAGGTCGTTTcactttgcctttgctttttgttgtggGCAGTCTATATGTATGTTCTTTGTAACGTGCAATGAACTCTTGTTATTCACGTAAGCGCTTTACGTTCTTTGTCAAATAACGcgaattgtttttctttcttgtttcttttttacacTCTTAATACCAAGTCAAGGTATAGAACCAGTTTATATAtgcattgaatttaaatgcattcagCTAGGAATAATACACGGAGCTCTGCGTTTTGCTCTTTACGTCGTCAGttcaaaactgaaactgaaagcCGAACGCCATATTACTGCATTTTTGTAGCCCGCACTTCGTTTGGTAGCTTCGGGTTGTTTTTCGCCGACTTCGTGTCTCGTTTCGCGATGCCTagtattgtttttgctttctcGCTGGTTTGTTTGCTTACGTTATACTTctacttttgtttattatgtgCGACTACTATTGGATTGTATAAAAggggtatatacatatatatgtgcgGACTTATGCGATATTAACTACGCACTAAtccaataataatactaacaCATCTTCAAcgaattaaattgtttttctgtAACTGTGAttttatttagcaattttattttatatgactaattaatattgttatCATTTTTACATggctaaaattaatttacgcCGTATCTACAAATCGAGTCATCTGTAAGTTgttctttgttgctttgtaCGTCTCGTGCACTACAAAGCTTTAGCACATGCTGCTACTGTCCTCCCTTATTGCTATTTCAGTCCCACTTATAGAGACACATCTGCACAGTGGTACGCAAcataatttttgcaatattatttCTCATTTAATTGGAAGAATACATGCATGAATTGAGTGATAAAAAATAGCTAATTTTCCATATGAATCATGGAGCTTATGAATTAATAtatgttaatttgtttgtggCATGGAAAATACTGACGTCGGAAGGTTTTCTTATTAACGCCAGGTTGCTAAAACAAATGGCTGATACACAAATTGTTACCTTAAGCAAACTGAATGTCTTATAACGAGATTCAAACCGAAAATTTTGGACATACTTTTTCGTATAGCTCAGGGCAAGTATTGCCATACGTTTGCTAATCGACGTCTAGACTGTATGCATGGTAAGATCTATAAATCTCATGAAATCCCGTTGTCAAGCAAGAAAGTCTTACCATGCtgtcaattaataaaaataatttaaaataaagtttatatattataaatcttGATGTTTTGATGGATACAACGAACACAACTAATTGGAATATTCAGCATTAAAGAGGTGTTCGAACTTTCTTTCCTATGGAGTTAggcttatttttgttttcaataaaaattgaaattataaactttTGACTAAGTTAAAGGtgaaatattgatataatttGCTTATGTATTGTGTTAATTAATCTACCTACGTCATATTGacgtattttaattaagttgtttgcattttttgatTGTACATACCGCCTTTTAGCAACTTTTTGTGGTTAAAGTATTTTGCGTACACGACATCTCTGTGTGATATCGTGACAAGCTTCTAGAAGTGGGAGGGCATACTCTGGACATGCTGCAAGCTATATATAGAAAGCAGATGCCTCAATAACAGGTTTGGGGACAAAAATATAGCAGAAAATtaccaaattatattttactgaCGAATTAAGCACACAACCATGACACATTAATGTGGTTTGCAGTGACAACAATGTTGCTGGCACCAACCCGGACACGTGAACGTGGCAAGAAACATGTTTAGACCGGCCCCTTAGAGGTCAGGCCCCCTTGAGGTCATTCGAAGGGCAATGTACCATATAAGCGGATGTGTGTTTCAGTTACCCTTCGATTAAAACTGGATTTTTTATCAGTTATAGCACTAGGCCCTAGCTCTTACCCACAGTGTTCACGAACAAAGTTTAGAATTCGTACGTATTTTTTTGGGATAGTTTTTGAAGACTATGGATCACTGTAAAACGTGTACATACATTCAAACACTTTGAACACTCTCTTTTGCTCGCTCATTCACACACTCCCACATTGCAGCTGCTACGCAGTTTATGCAAACTGAGACTCTCGTGACTAGCAAGCTATAtcgcttgctctctctttcttttgtcAATCTATTACTGACCCCACTTGGAGAGTCAATCAAACAAGTGTCcattacatatacatacatacttactaACTCATGTGTATATGCGAAAACGCTCTTCACATGCTTACTTGCTCAGATGCACATGGAACGTAcgtacttatttattttgttggcacAACTAAACAGCTAGTTATCTCGCTTTTGATTTCCATAACGGGTAAcggttttcgttgttgctgtctttgcctttgtctgtttaaactttaaaagttTATCAGAAGAGAAGGGTTCCCTGCCAACACTGATAAGTTTCTATCTTTGGAGGTCATAATTCTTTTGCTAAGACCCTCCACATGTGGAAATAAGAACgtgtgtatgtaaatacaGACATACACTCTATGTATATCTGtaaaaaactcatttattCATATGTTGAGGTACATACTTAAGTGCTTTCAAGTGTATATTTGCACAGATCTTGGTTTGAGCACACACAGCTAATcaatcattttcattatccGTTACCATTTTCCGAATTGCACTTTGTGCTTATCAGTGATAAGGGGCAATTATTACACAGAAACATAAGCCTCTACGGAATTGTTTTCAATGCTATACTATGGATCTTATCTCAAAAACaaagcttaaattaaatttacaactcAGATTGAACGTAATTCTAAATGTCCTAgaatactttttttgtttgccttgtaatttatgaatttactATTCccattatataatatgtatgtctTTTGTAACCAAAATTTTTTGTCACATACATaggtatatgtatgtatatttgttcTCCTAAGAAATTATTgttcaataaatgaaaattaaatgaaaactatgAGAAAATTTACTTGTTACTCCAAATTATAAGGTGTCCCAATTTTTTTGGATACCCATTTACATAATTATCTGGCGCTTTAATTAATCGCGAAGTCTATAaaaaagctaacaaaaaatcaaaattaaaaacttgtttaaaaaaaatttaaaataaaaacctatTATTTCCAGTTGCTTGCATTTTGTGTCATTAAAAAGTGTTTGTCAAGCAAATGACAAAAACTTGTCACCTAAATATTacccaaaaacaaagaagtaatgattaacatttcaatttctgtttCGCTACAGGAAAATCTTGGCGGCAATTCGAAGACCGTGATGCTGGCCACGATATCGCCAGCTAGTCTCCATGCCGACGAGACTCTGGCCACGCTGCGGTATGCGTGCAAGGCTCGTTCTATTGTGAATCGGGTGAAAGTGAATGAATCACCGCATGACAAGATCATTAGGGACTTGCGGGCCGAGGTCGATCGTCTAAAATCA comes from the Drosophila sulfurigaster albostrigata strain 15112-1811.04 chromosome 2L, ASM2355843v2, whole genome shotgun sequence genome and includes:
- the LOC133834923 gene encoding uncharacterized protein LOC133834923 isoform X1, which codes for MDVWGVFVGDSTLSYGGSVRSGYYRDYEQFPYGTLEHSNTASPYPAKDSYSRVQEKCKQLKSEKQLRKDCPFCKEHKKRPLINYMRKRESRKHHESICEDEEEMHEHEHEHEVQHQMPSLSTVVPTQQSCKV